The Armatimonadia bacterium DNA segment CCTTGGCCAGACCGGCCTTGAGTCTGTAGCTGGCAATGATGGTGGTGGTGACATCCAGGACGATGAGAACCGCCAGACACCACAGCAGCATTCGGCCCAGGCGCCGCCAGAAGGAGCGGCGCGGAGGGTGACGTCTCACGTTGCTGTCAGCCTCCACTGCCACGGTAAGTCCCCCTTGCCGATATCCTCGTCTTCGCGACGGTCACCCGCAGTGGCACTGCAGGTGACCTGTTAGGGATTTGTAGTAGCACTTGCCGAGCCCCGATAGGGTGCCTCCCGTCTCGCACAGGCACTTCTGGTAGTCAAACTCAACGCAATCCTGACAGTCTACTTCGGCATCGGTGCAAGGCCCGGCATGCGGGTCACGCGGTTTCCCCTGCATGCAACATGCGAGGTAGTCACAGGCCAAGCCGGTCGCCTTTCCCTTTCCATACTTCGCGATGCACTTCGCGCACGCCCTCCAGCCTTTCTGGCATTCCTTCAAGCATTGCTTGATCAGGTTCCTCGTATCCCTGCCCTTCGGCCAGTCGACCGCGCACGGGCGGCAGTCCCACAGGCCAGCTGCGTCGGTCCCGAGGACAGGGTCGTTTTCGCAGTAGGTGTATGCACCGGGGCCGTTCATCAGCAGTGGGTCTACTGAGATGAAACGCGTGATGGCAGCCAAGCACCACCGCCACCAGACCTGTTCCAGCCCGACGGTAGGCTCATGGAAGTACCCATACCCGCCAACATACTGGTACGGCGTCTCGGTCGTCCCCGTCCGTCCGAGACTCGTTCCGAACGCCTCGTACAGGAAGGTGTCGCTGAGACTACCGTCGCCGGCTGTGAGGCCGATGACCGTGCCCAGGGCGTCGAAGAGCTGCCAACATTGGGAGCCCAGTTGGCTGACCAGCAGGCTGTAGGCACTCCCGCCTTCGCTCAAGTGGTATCGGCTCAGTCCGCCCGTCGTCAGTTCGGCGATCAGTTTCTGGTCATCGTAGATCAGTGTCTCTGCGATGCCGTTTTCGCTGCGCCACACCCGCTGCATGTGGGCATTGTACTTGTTGTCCAGAGTCACGCCGGGTGCCTGGATTCGCGTGAGCGCCTCGTCCACATCCCAGGTGAAGTAGGTCCAACCCTCGACGTCCTGCTGGCTTGCCATTGCTCCGTCGGCTTGCCACTGGTAGTAGGTCTGCGCACCGGCGGTGCTGCGCTCCAGCGTCAACTGGTTCAGCGTGTTGTACTCGTAGTAGGTCGTCTCGCCGTTCTTCGTCAGTTGC contains these protein-coding regions:
- a CDS encoding RHS repeat-associated core domain-containing protein, translating into QLTKNGETTYYEYNTLNQLTLERSTAGAQTYYQWQADGAMASQQDVEGWTYFTWDVDEALTRIQAPGVTLDNKYNAHMQRVWRSENGIAETLIYDDQKLIAELTTGGLSRYHLSEGGSAYSLLVSQLGSQCWQLFDALGTVIGLTAGDGSLSDTFLYEAFGTSLGRTGTTETPYQYVGGYGYFHEPTVGLEQVWWRWCLAAITRFISVDPLLMNGPGAYTYCENDPVLGTDAAGLWDCRPCAVDWPKGRDTRNLIKQCLKECQKGWRACAKCIAKYGKGKATGLACDYLACCMQGKPRDPHAGPCTDAEVDCQDCVEFDYQKCLCETGGTLSGLGKCYYKSLTGHLQCHCG